In Bradyrhizobium sp. WD16, the genomic stretch CGTCGATCTCGCCGCGGTCGAACTGCCTGCGCTTCTCCTCATCGCCCAGGATCTCGTTAGCCGAATTGACCTCGGCAAAACGCGCGGCGGCTTTGGGGTCATCCTTGTTGGCATCGGGGTGATGCTTCTTGGCGAGCTTGCGAAACGCGCCCTTGATCTCGGCAGCGCTGGCGTTCCGCTTCACCCCCAGGACCTCGTAGGGGTCGCGCATCCGTCGTCATCTCCTTTTCGGAAAGCAGTGTCATACTCTAGAATCGAGGACACTGCATTGCCCCTGGAATCAGGGTCATTGCTCTGGGTTATCTGGGAGGTCCGTGGCATTTTTGCAACTATGGCTACGGCGCCCGACAGACATCCCGCCGGTCAGCTTCGTTTCCACGGCCGCAACGCGCGGATTTCCCACCGGCCCTTCTCGCCGCGACAGGCCTCCCCCTGCAACCAGGTCTCAGACTGACCTCGAACATAGCTCGCCAGGAAATCGCGGCAGATTCGGCCCTCGGAGGTGTAGGCGCTGGCCAGCGGGGTCACCGAGCCGCGGGCGCCGGTCTTCGGGTTTTCCCACGGCTGGCTCGCATCCCTGCCGCCGCGGGTGAGCACGTCGGAGGCTGCCGTGCGGGCGAAGGCGAGATCGCTCTCGGTCGGGACGTCCTCCCTCTGCGCCACCGGGGTGATCGAGCCGGTGACGTCGTCGTCCTTCATCGCCGCATAGGTCTCGCCCATCCTGAAGGAGCAGCCGGCACAGCCGAGCGCGATCAGCAGCACACCCGTCGCGGTCGATAGGCTAGCGCCTCGCCATCGCCTATATAGGGCCGGAACAGCTCCGCTCGTCGGTGGCCGATGCAACACAGGTACTCCTGACAATGCCAGACTCTGCGAACATGGAACACCAGGCCCGGTTAACGTCCGGTGATTTTACGGCTGCGGATGAACCACTGGCGCTTTTCGCGGAGTGGCTGAAAGAGGCTGGAGCCTCCGAGCCGAACGACCCGAACGCCATGGCGCTGGCAACAGTCGATGCCGACGGCTTGCCGGACGTGCGCATGGTGCTGCTCAAGGGGTTCGACGCCGCGGGTTTCGTCTTCTATACCCACCTGGCGAGCCAGAAAGGGCGCGAACTGGCGGCCACTCCCAAGGCGGCCGCGGTCTTTCACTGGAAGTCGTTGCGCCGCCAGGTCCGCCTTCGCGGCACCGTGACGCAGGTCAGCGATGCCGAGGCCGACGTCTATTTCGCCACAAGGCCGCGCCAGGCCCAGATCGGCGCCTGGGCAAGCAGACAGTCCCAGCCGCTGGAGAGCCGCTTCGCTTTCGAGCAGGCCATCGCCCGTGAGGCCGCCCGTCATCTGATCGGCGAGGTGCCGCGGCCGCCGGGCTGGAGCGGTTATCGGATTGCGCCCCTCGCTATCGAATTCTGGCATGATCGGCCTTTCCGGCTGCACGACCGAGTCGTCTTCCAGCGCGAGAATACCGGCGCCGCCTGGGCCAAGACGCGGCTCTACCCCTGACCGCCGAACGAGATAAGGACGCGCCAATGCCCCATTCCGCCACCAACCAGCAGCGCCGTACGCTGCTCCTGACCGGCGCGAGCCGCGGCATTGGCCATGCCACGGTAATCCGCTTCTCCAGCGCCGGCTGGCGCGTCATCACCTGTTCGCGCCATCCCTTCCCGGAGCAGTGCCCCTGGGATGCCGGCCCCGAGGACCACATCCAGGTCGATCTCGCCGATCCCGACAACACCATCGAGGCGATCCGCGAGATCCGCTCGCGCCTCGACACCGGCGAGTTGCATGCCCTCGTCAACAACGCGGCGATCTCGCCCAAAGCCGAGGGCGGCGGCCGGCTCGGCACCATGGATACCGATATGGAGACCTGGGCCAAGGTGTTTCGCGTCAACTTCATGGCGCCGATCATGCTGGCGCGCGGCCTGATCAACGAATTGAAACGGGCCAAGGGCTCCGTGGTGAATGTCACCTCGATCGCCGGCTCGCGCGTCCATCCCTTCGCCGGCTCGGCCTACGCCACGTCGAAGGCGGCGCTTGCGTCGCTGACGCGGGAAATGGCGCATGACTTCGCCCGCCAGGGCGTGCGGGTCAATGCCATCGCGCCGGGGGAGATCGACACCTCGATCCTGTCGCCGGGCACCGAAAAAATCGTCGAGAGCCAGATCCCGATGCAGCGCCTCGGCACACCGGACGAGGTCGCCAAGATCATCTATGTGCTGTGCACCGAGACCTCGTCCTACGTGAATGGCGCGGAAATTCACATCAACGGTGGCCAGCACGTGTGAAGCGAACTGCCTGCCGCAGATTGCGCGGGCGTTCGCCGAGGCCGGGCTCTATTCCCGGCCGTTCATGCCTTCTCTTCGCTGAAATGCTGCCAATTGGTGGATGCCCGCGACAAGCTCGGAGTTTTTGCCAGCGGCTTTAGATCTGCATCTCAGGACGAATGAAACGCCCGTCGCCCGATCGTCCCGGTTCCAACGTTCGTATCCCTTGCAGCGAGTACTCATACGAACGTCAGAACCAAAGGGACACTGGCATAGTTATGATTCTAGTGCCGTTTTCCCGCGACCGGATACCGCCTCGCTCGAAGAAAACGCGTCAAAACAAAAACCTAGTGTGGCGTCTCGCAATTGCCTACTGCCTTTGCGGCAAGCCTCTCGTAGGCAATTGCGAGACATAAGCCACACTAGCACTTTGATTTTACTAGTGTCCCTATGTCTCCGAATTACCGTGCGAGGGTGAGGCAAATGGGGCGGTAATTCGGAGACAGGACACTAGAGCCATCTCTTCCACTTGAAGAAGACATAAGGCAGCACCGCCGCGAGCACCATGGCGATCAGCGCCACGGGATAGCCGTGCTGCCACTCGAGTTCGGGCATCACCTTGAAGTTCATGCCGTAGATCGAGGCGATCAGAGTCGGCGGCATCAACACCACCGCCATCACCGAGAACAGCTTGATGATATTGTTCTGCTCGAGGTTGACGACGCCGAGCATGGCATCGAGCACGAACTGGATCTTATTCGCCAGATAGGAGGCGTGGTCGGTCAGAGACTGGACGTCGCGCTGCAGCGTCTTGAACGCGGCCTTTTGCTCCTTGCTCCAGCGACCGCTTTCGGCGGTTTCCACCGCGACGAAGGAGATCAGGCGGCCGATCGACACCAGGCTCTCGCGCACCTTCGAGACAAGATCGCCCTTCTTGCCGATGATCCGCAGGATCTGCGAATAGCTGCGGGCATGGCCACGATCGGCGGCAGGCTCGAAGATCGTGCTGCTGACACTGTCGACGTCCGCGCCGGCGCGCTCGAGAATGTCGGCGGTGCGATCGACCACAGCGTCGAGCAGGTCGATCAGGATGGCTTCGCCGGTGATGTTGGCCGGGCAGCCGCGGGCGAGCTTGGCCGGCACCAGCAGGAAGGGCTTGGGCTCGTCATAGCGGACAGTCACGAGACGGTGGGCGGCGAGGATGAAGGACACCGGCGTGGTGCGCGGCACGGCGGAATCGGCCGCGCACATCAGCGTCGCGGTCATGTAGCGGGCGCCATTCTCGACATAGAGCCGGCTTGAGATCTCGATCTCCTGCATGTCCTCGCGGGTCGGAATCTCGATGCCGACAAGGTGCTCCACGGCCTTGTCCTCGACGGAGCTCGGGGACTTGAGGTCAATCCAGACGGCCTCGCTCGGCAAAGCATCGAGGCTCGGATTGTCGAGTTTGGTGAGCGTAGCACCTGTCGGCACGAAGGCATTCAACATCAAGCGGCTCCTCCAGCCCCGGGTCCCGAAGAGGCCAGAACGCAAAACGCCGCGATTCGTGCAAGCGCCGCGCCCGCGGGGCGGCGGCCCCCGGACGCGGTTCTTGACCGGAACCTGCGACGACAGCATGACAGGGCTTCTCGATCGTCGCGGTTCTTGTCCGCCGGCCGGAGCAAGCGAGGCAGAAATGCCACAGGTCGACCGCTGCATGGCAACAAAGCGGCGGAACCGCTGGAATTGTGGCACTAATTTGCGATAATCCTGACGTTGGAATCGGCGCGGCCCGCTTGAGGGCGGGTCCGCGGATTGTTGGTATGCCTTTGAGATTGGTTGGGAATTTTATCGATGTCGCGCGCCTCTAAATTCGGGATACTCGCCGCCGGTCTCATGCTGGCTGGATGCATGCAGGCCACGACCTACGAAAAAACCTCGGAGGCCAATTTCAAGCCACGCGATAAGGAATACCTAGCCAAGGTCAGCTACCAGAAAACCCCGGTAGCCGAACCGTTCCGCCGCGCCATCGTCGAGTACCATCGCAAGGAAGCTCCGGGCTCGATCGTTGTCGATTCCGACAATCATTACCTCTATTACGTGCTCGATAGCGGCAGGGCGATCCGCTACGGCATCACCGTCGGCGAAGAGGCCATGGCGTGGTCGGGTGTCGCCAAGATCGGCTCCATGGCCGAGTGGCCGGCCTGGCATCCGACCAAGAGCGAGATCGAGCGTCTCGGCGTGCCGACCTTTGTGGCTGCCGGTCCCGACAATCCGATGGGCTCGCGGGCGATGTATCTCTATTCCGGCGGCAAGGACACGCTGTTCCGGATCCACGGCACCAATCAGCCGGAATATATTGGCGCATCGATCTCGTCGGGCTGCATCCGCCTGACCAACGAGGACGCGATCGATCTCTACAACCGCGTCAAGGTCGGGACCGTGGTCGTGGTGCTGGAGCCCAAGCAGGGCGACTCGCCCTACAATTCCAAGATGGCGCTGCAGGGCAGCGGTGGAGCGGCCTACTGATTGCGCCGCGATAGATCGAGTTGAAAAACGCCGGGCTCGCCGGCGTTTTTTGGCAGCGCGAGAGTGCTGCGAATGAATTCGCTGCAATGCTGATACGAGCGTCAGATCCACCGCACTAGGCGGGTTACGTCTCGCCATTGCCCGCGAGGACCTGGCGCAGAGGCGGCAGGTAATTGCGAGACGCCCGGCGGCTTCCGGGGGGCCACTTCCCCATCACCGCGCCTGCCGATGCGCAGTCCTGGCCCGGCGTCGCGGCTCGAGCGCTGGCTTCTTCGCCTCCGGCGCCGCTTCGGCGGGCGCGGCCTCGCCGTCGTTGACATCTGCCTCTCCTTCGCCGCCTTGCCTGTTGTCGGCTTCACCGGCGCCCTGGTTGCCCGCCTCCTGGCGCGGCGGCGCCTCGTCGGGGCGCGGCATCGGCAACAGCGCCACCACGGTCGGCAGCGGGTCGTAGACGCCCCACTGGCAGATCCGATAACCGCCCCGCCGCGCGGCGAGGTCGAGATGGATGTGATCCTCGTGATACCAATCGGAGCCAGGGCCGAGCACGGTATCAAAGCGGGCGCAGACCGAATGCAGCACTTCCTCGCGCACCGCCCGCGGCTCATTGCGGTCAGTCAGTGCGACGAAGCGGCCATCGGCCAGCTTCAGCCCGCGGACGTCAAGCGCATTGGCCCGACCATGCTCGGACAATTTCGCGCCACTGACCCGATTGCGGCCCCGACATTCGAATGAATCGAAGTTATCGAGTTCGCTAAGTGGCGAACCGAGTTCGCCCGCGACCTTTGTTATATCGCTGCGGATCCAGTCGGTGACCGCGGCCGCCATTTCACAGCGCAGGATCGCCGCAGGCTTGACCGCCACCTGGCGCCCGTCCGGCAGCACCACCGCCTCGAGGCGGACTAGGTCCTCACCACCACAAGCGCCGGGGCCGCGTATCGGTAGAATACTCGGCGCCACCGCGACGTCAGGGTTGAGGGCCTTGCGGCAGGCCGACACTTCGGGCGCAGCCTTGTCCGCCTCGGCGCCAGCCGGCGCCGTATTCGCCTCCTCCCCCTCGTTGTACTGCGGCACGGCCGCCGGTGCTCCTGCGGGACGCGGGCGCGGCAGCGGCACCGCGGCAAACGCCGCGGGAATGATGGCCGCCAGCAGCAGTGCTACCGAAAACTGTGCCAATGCCCTTTGGCCGCAGGACCTTAGGCGAGATGCCCATTTGCTGCGGTCCCGCGCCACGCTAAACTTCATGGCAATTCCCTCGGGTGCGCATAGCACGGCGGTGGGGTGTCGCGGCCCAGCTTTCGAGCCTTCCGCACGCCTCCCGCCTCTGTCGCAGGCAGGCATTGACCGGCTTCAAGGACGAGAACCGACCCGCCGGGGATAAAAGTGAATATTTTTTCAGGAGGAGACCTCGAATGTTGGGTTTGATGCAGGACTGGCCCTTGCTGTGCCACCGAATAATCGACCATGCGGCCAGAATCCATGGCTCCCAGGAGGTGGTGACACGCTCGATTGAAGGTCCCATCGTCCGCACCACATACGCCGAAATCCGCAGCCGCGCCCTCAGGGTGGCGCAACGCCTCGATCGTCAAGGCGTCCGCCTCGGCGACCGTATCGCCACGATCGCCTGGAACACCGCCCGCCACCTGGAATGCTGGTACGGCATCATGGGAATCGGCGCGATCTGCCATACCGTCAATCCGCGCCTGTTTCCGGACCAGATCGGCTGGATCATCAATCACGCCCAGGACCGGATCGTCATCACTGACCTTACCTTCGTCCCGATCCTGGAGAAGCTCGCCGCCAACCTGCCGAGCGTCGAGCGCTATGTCGTGCTCACCGACAAGGCACACATGCCGCCGACGCCGCTGAAGAACGCGATCGCCTATGAGGAGTGGATCGCAGAGGTTGACGGCGAATTCAAGTGGAAGGAGTTCGACGAGAATACCGCGGCAGCGATGTGCTACACCTCCGGCACCACAGGCGATCCCAAGGGCGTGCTCTACTCCCATCGCTCCAACGTTCTTCATGCCATGATGGCCAACAATGGCGACGCGCTGGGCACTCGCGCGGAAGATACAATGCTGCCGGTCGTCCCGCTGTTCCACGCCAACAGCTGGGGCATCGCCTTCTCCGCCCCCTCGATGGGCACCAAGCTGGTGATGCCCGGCGCCAAGCTGGACGGCGCCTCGGTCTATGAACTGATGTCGACCGAGAAGGTCAGCCATACCGCCGGCGTTCCGACCGTGTGGCTGATGCTTCTCAATCACATGGCCGCCAATAACCTCAAGCTGCCGCACCTGAAGATGGTGGTCTGCGGCGGTTCGGCGATGCCGCGCTCGATGATCAAGGCGTTCAGCGACATGGGCATCCAGCCGCGCCATGCCTGGGGCATGACCGAGATGAGCCCGCTCGGCACGGTCTCGGCGCTGAAGCCACCCTTCATGGAACTCGCCGACGAAGAACGCTTGGACGTGCTGCAGACCCAGGGCTATCCGCCGTTCGGCGTCCAGATGAAGATCACCGACGACGCCGGCAAGGAGCTGCCCTGGGACGGCAAGACCTTCGGCCGCCTCAAGGTGCGCGGCCCCTCGGTCGCCGGCGCCTATTATCGGCTCGATACCAACATCCTCGACGACGAGGGATATTTCGACACCGGGGACGTCGCCACCATCGACGCCCATGGCTACATGCGGATCACCGACCGCTCCAAGGATGTGATCAAGTCGGGCGGCGAGTGGATTTCCTCCATCGACCTGGAGAATCTCGCGGTCGGCCATCCCAAGGTGGCCGAAGCCGCAGTGATCGGCGTCACCCATCCCAAGTGGGACGAGCGGCCGCTGCTCATCGTCCAGCTCAAGGAAGGCCAGACCGCGACGCGGGAAGAGATCCTGCAGTTCATGGAGGGCAAGATCGCCAAGTGGTGGATGCCCGACGACGTAGCGTTCGTTTCCGCCATCCCCCACACCGCCACCGGCAAGATCCTGAAAACGGCGCTACGCGACCAGTTCAAGGAATACAATCTGCCCACCGCGGCGGCGTGACGGCTGAATGCCGCAAGTCGGAATTATCCGACTTGCGGCTCTTCGGACAGACCGCACCCCGGCGACAGCCGGGTTGCGCTGGCCTTCAGGTCCTCTCGGTCACATCTTCTGGCTACGTCTTATTTGCTGCCCTGCTGCAGGACGTGGGATACCCTGCGATCTGCCTACGGACCGCAGCGGAAGCTCTCGCTAGTCGTATCGACGCCGGCGCCTGATCTGCCGACACTCCGTCGATCGCCAGCGCGGCGACGCTCACCAAGGAGCGCAAAGTCACACGGCTTCCGAAACAGTCAATGGCACGGCCAACGACCCTCCTGCCGTCGCTTCAGCTCGTTTGACGGCCTCGATATCGCGGTAGCGGGCCGCCGGATGCGGCGCAGCCAACCGCGGCCCTTCGCCGAAAAGCTTCTCGCGCAACGTGCCGGGCTTGTATGCCGTGGGGTAGACGCCGCGACGCTGCAATTCGGGAACGAGATAGCCGACGATGCTTTCGAAGGTCTCCGGCGTCACGGCGTAGGCGAGATTGAACCCATCCACATCCGTCTCCTTGACCCAGCTCTGCAGGATGTCGGCTATGGTCGACGGTGAGCCGACAAAAACCGGACCGAGGCCGCCGATCCCGCCGAATTGCGCCAGCTCCTCGATCGTCCATGACTTGTCGCCGCCGGCCAGATGCTCCACCACCGAAGCGATCGCATTGGTCTCGACCCTCTTGACGAGATCGGTCGGCGCATACTGACCGAAATCGATGCCGCTCCACCCCGACATGAAGACGAGCGAACCGTCATAGGAGACGTATCTCTTGTATTCCTCGAACCTCGCCTGCGCTTTGGCATCAGTCTCCTCGACGATCAGCGTGACGAGGGTATAGACATAGAGCTTCCTCGGATCTCGGCCGGCTCTTGCTGCGCGCGCCCGGATGTCGGCCACGTATCCCTTCAGCACCGATTTGGTCGGCGCCGCTACGAAGACGCATTCCGCATGCCCCGCGGCGAATTCCCGACCGGCACCCGACGCTCCGGCCTGATACAGCACCGGCGTGCGCTGGGGCGACGGCTCCGAGAGATGATAGCCGGGAACCTCGAAGAATTTGCCCTTATGACCGATTTCGTGAACCTTGCCGGGATCGCTGAAGATACGGCGCTCGCCGTCCCGCAGCACCGCGTCATCCTCCCAGCTTCCTTCCAGAAGCTTGTAGAGCACCTCGACATATTCGGCCGCGACCTCGTAGCGGTTGTCGTGCCGGCGCAGGCCGCCTTGCCCGATGTTCTTCGCCCCGCTCTCCAAATAGGAGGTCACGATGTTCCAGCCGACGCGGCCCTTGGTGTGGTGGTCGGCGGTCGAAAGCCGCCGCGCAAAAGTATACGGATGCTCGAACGAGGTTGAGGCGGTGATGCCGATACCGAGATGTTCGGTGGCCAGCGCGATCGGAGCCGCGAGCTGCAGCGGATCATTCACCGGAATCTGCGCCGCCTGCTGGATCGCGTGATAATTCGCCCCCTTGTAGACGTCGTAGTATCCGATCACGTCAGCGATGAAGATGCCATCGAAGAAACCCCTCTCCAGCGTGCGCGCGAGGTCCTGCCAGTAATCGAGGTCCTTGTACTTCCACGAACGGTCCCGCGGATGAGCCCACAGCCCAGGCGACTGATGGCCGACACAATTCATGTCGAAGGCGTTGAACCTGATCTGACGCGACATCGGCGAACCCCGAGACTCTCGATACGATCCTGTGGCCGCGAAGCTATTTCCGAGGCAACGCCGTGTCCATTTTAAAGTCCAACTTCTTTATAGATCATCTCTGCGAGAAGTCCTTTCCTACAAACCGCGATATGCTGCAATTCCAGGTTACGTCGCCTCCATTGTGAGCCATCAGCGACGGGTTTCGACGTCACAGTCGGTGCGCGCCTGTTGATCGAATCGCGATGGCGACGTCCGTTCCAGCAAGAAAGCAGCTGGCACAACCTACGTTTTCAAAACAAATATTGCTTCGCCCGCCGTCGTCGCAGCGCGTGCATTGCTATTTGATCGGACGTCTCGACATGAACGACGTCGGGCCGCATCATTGAATTCATCGAGCGCTTCCCGGCAAGGAATCATGACATCTGACCATTCGACGCCAGGCTCCGCCAAATTGGCCAGCAGCTGGCCTCCAACCTCGGTCATAGATGACCGCTGCCCGCCATTTTCGCCGTCGGCACGTATTCGGCTGCGGCTGGTCGGCGCCACGCGATCGCACCGAGCAAGTCGTGATGGCTCATCCGGGTTTTCAGTCACGGAACCACCTAGTGCGGCGTCTCGCAATTGATTTTGCTTGTATCCCTTTGTCTACGAATGATCGTCCGAGCGTGCGGCAAATGACGCAGTCATTCGGAGACAGGACACTAGTCACCACTAGAGTATTTTCCCGCGAAGTGGATACCGGTTCGCGCGAAGAAAACGCATCAAAACAAAAACCTATAGCCCCCGCCCCGATTCCATCGGAGCGGAGAAGGCTCTAGTTGCAGGACCAACCACTCCTAGGAGCTAACATGAACGCCGCAGTTGCCGCGCGGACTGGCGAGCCGGTGGTCCCCGCCTTCGAGCGACATCCCGACGCGCATCGCATCCGCTCCGACGCGGAGGCGATCGACATTGCCAGGACGCTCGCTGCCGACTTCGCCCGGGAGGCTGCGCAGCGCGATCGCGACCGGCGACTGCCGGTCGCGGAGATCGACCGGTTTTCGGGCAGCGGCCTCTGGGCCATTACGGTCCCGAAGACGTATGG encodes the following:
- the pdxH gene encoding pyridoxamine 5'-phosphate oxidase, whose product is MPDSANMEHQARLTSGDFTAADEPLALFAEWLKEAGASEPNDPNAMALATVDADGLPDVRMVLLKGFDAAGFVFYTHLASQKGRELAATPKAAAVFHWKSLRRQVRLRGTVTQVSDAEADVYFATRPRQAQIGAWASRQSQPLESRFAFEQAIAREAARHLIGEVPRPPGWSGYRIAPLAIEFWHDRPFRLHDRVVFQRENTGAAWAKTRLYP
- a CDS encoding LLM class flavin-dependent oxidoreductase translates to MSRQIRFNAFDMNCVGHQSPGLWAHPRDRSWKYKDLDYWQDLARTLERGFFDGIFIADVIGYYDVYKGANYHAIQQAAQIPVNDPLQLAAPIALATEHLGIGITASTSFEHPYTFARRLSTADHHTKGRVGWNIVTSYLESGAKNIGQGGLRRHDNRYEVAAEYVEVLYKLLEGSWEDDAVLRDGERRIFSDPGKVHEIGHKGKFFEVPGYHLSEPSPQRTPVLYQAGASGAGREFAAGHAECVFVAAPTKSVLKGYVADIRARAARAGRDPRKLYVYTLVTLIVEETDAKAQARFEEYKRYVSYDGSLVFMSGWSGIDFGQYAPTDLVKRVETNAIASVVEHLAGGDKSWTIEELAQFGGIGGLGPVFVGSPSTIADILQSWVKETDVDGFNLAYAVTPETFESIVGYLVPELQRRGVYPTAYKPGTLREKLFGEGPRLAAPHPAARYRDIEAVKRAEATAGGSLAVPLTVSEAV
- a CDS encoding SDR family NAD(P)-dependent oxidoreductase, whose protein sequence is MPHSATNQQRRTLLLTGASRGIGHATVIRFSSAGWRVITCSRHPFPEQCPWDAGPEDHIQVDLADPDNTIEAIREIRSRLDTGELHALVNNAAISPKAEGGGRLGTMDTDMETWAKVFRVNFMAPIMLARGLINELKRAKGSVVNVTSIAGSRVHPFAGSAYATSKAALASLTREMAHDFARQGVRVNAIAPGEIDTSILSPGTEKIVESQIPMQRLGTPDEVAKIIYVLCTETSSYVNGAEIHINGGQHV
- a CDS encoding RT0821/Lpp0805 family surface protein — translated: MLLIALGCAGCSFRMGETYAAMKDDDVTGSITPVAQREDVPTESDLAFARTAASDVLTRGGRDASQPWENPKTGARGSVTPLASAYTSEGRICRDFLASYVRGQSETWLQGEACRGEKGRWEIRALRPWKRS
- a CDS encoding fatty-acid--CoA ligase: MLGLMQDWPLLCHRIIDHAARIHGSQEVVTRSIEGPIVRTTYAEIRSRALRVAQRLDRQGVRLGDRIATIAWNTARHLECWYGIMGIGAICHTVNPRLFPDQIGWIINHAQDRIVITDLTFVPILEKLAANLPSVERYVVLTDKAHMPPTPLKNAIAYEEWIAEVDGEFKWKEFDENTAAAMCYTSGTTGDPKGVLYSHRSNVLHAMMANNGDALGTRAEDTMLPVVPLFHANSWGIAFSAPSMGTKLVMPGAKLDGASVYELMSTEKVSHTAGVPTVWLMLLNHMAANNLKLPHLKMVVCGGSAMPRSMIKAFSDMGIQPRHAWGMTEMSPLGTVSALKPPFMELADEERLDVLQTQGYPPFGVQMKITDDAGKELPWDGKTFGRLKVRGPSVAGAYYRLDTNILDDEGYFDTGDVATIDAHGYMRITDRSKDVIKSGGEWISSIDLENLAVGHPKVAEAAVIGVTHPKWDERPLLIVQLKEGQTATREEILQFMEGKIAKWWMPDDVAFVSAIPHTATGKILKTALRDQFKEYNLPTAAA
- a CDS encoding extensin family protein — encoded protein: MKFSVARDRSKWASRLRSCGQRALAQFSVALLLAAIIPAAFAAVPLPRPRPAGAPAAVPQYNEGEEANTAPAGAEADKAAPEVSACRKALNPDVAVAPSILPIRGPGACGGEDLVRLEAVVLPDGRQVAVKPAAILRCEMAAAVTDWIRSDITKVAGELGSPLSELDNFDSFECRGRNRVSGAKLSEHGRANALDVRGLKLADGRFVALTDRNEPRAVREEVLHSVCARFDTVLGPGSDWYHEDHIHLDLAARRGGYRICQWGVYDPLPTVVALLPMPRPDEAPPRQEAGNQGAGEADNRQGGEGEADVNDGEAAPAEAAPEAKKPALEPRRRARTAHRQAR
- a CDS encoding L,D-transpeptidase, whose product is MSRASKFGILAAGLMLAGCMQATTYEKTSEANFKPRDKEYLAKVSYQKTPVAEPFRRAIVEYHRKEAPGSIVVDSDNHYLYYVLDSGRAIRYGITVGEEAMAWSGVAKIGSMAEWPAWHPTKSEIERLGVPTFVAAGPDNPMGSRAMYLYSGGKDTLFRIHGTNQPEYIGASISSGCIRLTNEDAIDLYNRVKVGTVVVVLEPKQGDSPYNSKMALQGSGGAAY
- a CDS encoding magnesium transporter CorA family protein, which encodes MLNAFVPTGATLTKLDNPSLDALPSEAVWIDLKSPSSVEDKAVEHLVGIEIPTREDMQEIEISSRLYVENGARYMTATLMCAADSAVPRTTPVSFILAAHRLVTVRYDEPKPFLLVPAKLARGCPANITGEAILIDLLDAVVDRTADILERAGADVDSVSSTIFEPAADRGHARSYSQILRIIGKKGDLVSKVRESLVSIGRLISFVAVETAESGRWSKEQKAAFKTLQRDVQSLTDHASYLANKIQFVLDAMLGVVNLEQNNIIKLFSVMAVVLMPPTLIASIYGMNFKVMPELEWQHGYPVALIAMVLAAVLPYVFFKWKRWL